From a single Fusobacterium pseudoperiodonticum genomic region:
- the nifJ gene encoding pyruvate:ferredoxin (flavodoxin) oxidoreductase, producing the protein MKRVMQTMDGNQAAAYASYAFTEVAGIYPITPSSPMAEYVDEWAAKGMKNIFDVPVKLVEMQSEGGAAGTVHGSLEAGALTTTYTASQGLLLKIPNMYKIAGELLPGVIHVSARSLSVQALSIFGDHQDIYATRQTGFTMMASGSVQEVMDMGTVAHLTAIKSRVPVLHFFDGFRTSHEIQKIELMDFDVCKKLVDYDEIQKFRDRALNPEHPVTRGTAQNDDIYFQTREAQNKFYDAVPDIAAYYMEEISKETGREYKPFKYRGAADADRVIIAMASVCQTAEETVDYLVEKGEKVGLITVHLYRPFSEKYFFNVLPKTVKKIAVLERTKEPGAPGEPLLLDVKSIFYDKENAPVIVGGRYGLSSKDTTPAQIKAVFDNLSQDKPKTNFTVGIVDDVTFTSLEVGERLSVADPSTKACLFFGLGADGTVGANKNSIKIIGDKTDLYAQGYFAYDSKKSGGVTRSHLRFGKKPIRSTYLVSSPSFVACSVPAYLKQYDMTSGLKKGGKFLLNCVWDKDEVLENIPDNIKYDLAKAEAKFYIINATKLAHEIGLGQRTNTIMQSAFFKLAEIIPYEEAQKYMKEYALKSYGKKGDDVVQLNYKAIDVGASGLIEIEVNPEWINLKVSAQEKVDKNNDTSNCKTELLTSFVKNIVEPINAIKGNDLPVSAFMGREDGTFENGTAAFEKRGVAVDVPIWNLDKCIQCNQCSYVCPHAAIRSFLITDEEKAASPIEFSTLKANGKGLENLSYRIQVTPLDCTGCGSCANVCPAKALDMNPIAVALENQEDKKASYIYSKVSYKNDKLPTNTVKGSQFSQALFEFNGACPGCGETPYLKVISQMFGDRMMVANASGCSSVYSGSAPSTPYTKNCCGEGPAWASSLFEDNAEYGFGMHVGVEALRDRIQHIMEVSMDKVTPALQGLFREWIENRCFAAKTREITPKILAALEGNNESYAKDIIGLKQYLIKKSQWVVGGDGWAYDIGYGGLDHVLASKEDINVIVMDTEVYSNTGGQSSKATPTAAVAKFAAAGKPLKKKDLAAICMSYGHIYVAQVSMGANQQQFLKAIQEAESYNGPSIIIAYSPCINHGIKKGMSKSQTEMKLATECGYWPIFRYNPLLESQGKNPLQLDCKEPKWELYQDYLMGETRYMTLKKTNPDEANELFEKNMWDAQRRWRQYKRLASLDFSDEKR; encoded by the coding sequence TGAATGGGCTGCTAAAGGAATGAAAAATATATTTGACGTTCCCGTTAAATTAGTTGAAATGCAATCAGAAGGAGGAGCTGCTGGTACTGTTCATGGTTCATTAGAAGCTGGAGCTCTTACTACTACTTATACTGCTTCACAAGGATTACTTTTAAAAATTCCTAATATGTATAAGATAGCAGGGGAACTACTTCCAGGAGTTATACATGTATCTGCTCGTTCTTTATCAGTTCAAGCACTTTCTATTTTTGGAGACCATCAAGATATATATGCAACCAGACAAACTGGTTTTACTATGATGGCTAGTGGATCTGTTCAAGAAGTCATGGATATGGGTACAGTTGCTCATCTTACTGCAATAAAGTCAAGAGTTCCTGTTCTTCACTTCTTTGATGGATTTAGAACTTCACATGAAATTCAAAAGATAGAACTTATGGACTTTGATGTTTGTAAAAAATTAGTTGACTATGATGAAATTCAAAAGTTTAGAGATAGAGCTTTAAATCCTGAACATCCTGTTACAAGAGGAACAGCTCAAAATGATGATATATATTTCCAAACTAGAGAAGCTCAAAACAAATTTTATGATGCAGTACCTGATATAGCTGCTTACTATATGGAAGAAATCTCTAAAGAAACAGGTAGAGAATACAAACCATTTAAATATAGAGGAGCTGCTGATGCTGATAGAGTTATAATTGCTATGGCATCTGTATGTCAAACTGCTGAAGAAACTGTTGATTATTTAGTGGAAAAAGGAGAAAAAGTTGGTCTTATAACAGTTCATCTATACAGACCTTTCTCTGAAAAATATTTCTTTAATGTTTTACCTAAGACTGTTAAAAAGATTGCAGTTTTAGAAAGAACAAAAGAACCAGGAGCTCCTGGAGAACCTTTACTTTTAGATGTTAAATCAATATTCTATGATAAAGAAAATGCTCCTGTAATAGTTGGTGGAAGATATGGACTATCTTCTAAAGATACAACTCCTGCTCAAATAAAAGCTGTTTTTGATAATTTATCACAAGATAAACCTAAAACTAATTTCACAGTAGGTATTGTTGATGATGTTACTTTTACATCTCTTGAAGTTGGAGAAAGATTAAGTGTTGCTGATCCATCTACAAAAGCTTGTCTATTCTTTGGACTTGGAGCAGATGGAACAGTTGGAGCAAACAAAAACTCTATCAAAATCATAGGAGATAAAACAGATTTATATGCTCAAGGATACTTTGCATATGACTCTAAAAAATCAGGAGGAGTTACTAGATCTCACCTAAGATTCGGTAAGAAACCTATAAGATCTACATATTTAGTATCAAGTCCAAGCTTTGTTGCTTGTTCTGTACCTGCTTACTTAAAACAATATGATATGACTTCTGGTCTTAAAAAAGGTGGAAAATTTTTATTAAACTGTGTTTGGGATAAAGATGAAGTTTTAGAAAATATTCCTGATAATATTAAATATGATTTAGCAAAAGCTGAAGCTAAATTCTATATTATCAATGCAACTAAACTTGCTCATGAAATTGGATTAGGTCAAAGAACAAACACAATAATGCAATCAGCTTTCTTTAAATTAGCTGAAATCATACCTTATGAAGAAGCTCAAAAATATATGAAAGAATATGCTTTAAAATCATATGGAAAGAAAGGTGACGATGTAGTTCAACTTAACTATAAAGCAATAGATGTTGGTGCTTCTGGACTAATTGAAATTGAAGTAAATCCTGAATGGATAAACTTAAAAGTTTCTGCTCAAGAAAAAGTTGATAAAAACAATGATACTTCTAATTGTAAAACAGAACTATTGACTTCATTTGTTAAAAATATAGTTGAACCTATCAATGCAATAAAAGGTAATGACCTGCCTGTTTCAGCATTTATGGGTAGAGAAGATGGAACATTTGAAAATGGTACTGCTGCATTTGAAAAAAGAGGAGTTGCTGTTGATGTACCTATATGGAATCTAGATAAGTGTATTCAATGTAACCAATGTTCTTATGTTTGTCCACATGCTGCTATAAGATCTTTCTTAATCACTGATGAAGAAAAAGCTGCATCACCTATAGAATTTTCTACTTTAAAAGCAAATGGAAAAGGATTAGAAAATCTAAGTTATAGAATACAAGTTACACCTCTTGACTGTACTGGTTGTGGTTCTTGTGCTAATGTATGTCCTGCTAAAGCTCTTGATATGAACCCAATAGCTGTTGCATTAGAAAATCAAGAAGATAAAAAAGCTTCATACATTTATAGTAAAGTAAGCTATAAAAATGATAAACTACCTACAAATACAGTTAAAGGTTCACAATTCTCTCAAGCACTATTTGAATTCAATGGAGCTTGTCCAGGTTGTGGAGAAACACCTTATCTAAAAGTTATTTCTCAAATGTTTGGAGATAGAATGATGGTTGCAAATGCAAGTGGATGTTCTTCTGTTTACAGTGGATCTGCTCCATCAACACCATATACTAAGAATTGTTGTGGAGAAGGACCAGCTTGGGCATCTTCTCTATTTGAAGACAATGCTGAATATGGTTTTGGTATGCATGTTGGAGTAGAAGCTCTTCGTGATAGAATTCAACATATTATGGAAGTTTCTATGGATAAAGTTACTCCTGCATTACAAGGTCTATTCCGTGAATGGATAGAAAATAGATGCTTTGCTGCAAAAACAAGAGAAATTACTCCTAAGATTTTAGCTGCATTAGAAGGAAATAATGAAAGCTATGCTAAAGATATCATAGGTTTAAAACAATACTTAATTAAGAAATCTCAATGGGTAGTTGGTGGAGATGGATGGGCTTATGATATAGGTTATGGAGGACTTGACCATGTTCTTGCTTCCAAAGAAGATATAAATGTTATAGTTATGGATACAGAAGTTTATTCAAATACTGGAGGACAATCATCTAAAGCAACACCAACTGCAGCTGTTGCAAAATTTGCTGCTGCTGGTAAACCTTTAAAGAAAAAAGATTTAGCTGCTATTTGTATGAGCTATGGTCATATCTATGTTGCTCAAGTTTCTATGGGAGCTAACCAACAACAATTCTTAAAAGCTATACAAGAAGCTGAAAGTTATAATGGTCCTTCAATAATTATTGCTTACTCTCCTTGTATTAACCATGGAATTAAAAAAGGTATGTCAAAATCTCAAACTGAAATGAAATTAGCGACTGAATGTGGATATTGGCCTATATTCAGATATAATCCTCTATTAGAAAGTCAAGGAAAGAATCCTCTTCAATTGGATTGTAAAGAACCTAAATGGGAACTATATCAAGATTACCTAATGGGTGAAACAAGATATATGACATTGAAGAAAACAAATCCTGATGAAGCTAATGAATTATTCGAAAAGAATATGTGGGATGCTCAAAGAAGATGGAGACAATATAAGAGACTTGCTAGTTTAGATTTCTCTGATGAAAAAAGATAA